From a single Solenopsis invicta isolate M01_SB chromosome 4, UNIL_Sinv_3.0, whole genome shotgun sequence genomic region:
- the LOC105205308 gene encoding 28S ribosomal protein S18c, mitochondrial has translation MISASTLQKVIVTFVAGKFHKFCFRTIYKSSYYNSIKINVVMENDMPIELENPYIKEKQQCILCKLNIEPDYKNIRLLSQFQSRYTGRIYGRHITGLCKHKQMRLEQEIAKAQSAGLLGYWTKELEYVKDPKLFDPNHPFRPHKY, from the exons ATGATTTCTGCTTCCACTTTACAAAAAGTTATAGTGACGTTTGTCGCTggcaaatttcataaattttgttttcgaactatatataaaagttcctattacaattctataaaaattaatgtggtAATGGAAAATGATATG cCTATTGAACTTGAAAATCCCTATATAAAAGAAAAGCAACAATGTATTTTGTGTAAGTTGAACATTGAACCAGATTACAAGAATATAAGATTACTTTCACAATTTCAAAGTCGATACACAGGCAGGATATATGGAAGGCATATAACTGGGTTATGCAAACACAAACAGATGAGATTGGAACAAGAAATTGCAAAAGCTCAAAGTGCag gTTTATTGGGTTACTGGACCAAAGAACTGGAATATGTTAAAGATCCAAAATTATTTGATCCAAATCATCCATTTAGACCACACAAGTACTAG